CATCACGACGGACGCCCTGCTCGACTTCTAGGCTCGCCGGCACGATCCCGGCGTCCGTTAGTTCCGCTGTCGCCGCGCCCAGACTGATTGGCTAGGGACCGATACTCATTTCGCGGCTGATCCCCCTGCGGGATCATGATCCCGCAGGGGGATCAGCCGCGAACGGATATAGGTGTCCCGGCGGCCTGTTCCCGGCCTGGCTGGAATCGACTGGCACAGCTGGCACCGTGCTGATACGGCCTCGACCTTGAGGAGTCGCTGGTCGTCGGGGTCCTCGCCACCGTCGTCGCCAGCGGCCGGGACGGGCGGATGGTCGCCATCGCGGTCTACAAGTCCGCGCTGACCGCCCCGGTGTCGTCGCCCGCGCCCGCCCCATCAACGGCTCGGACGACTACCATGAGGCTCATGAGCGCTGAGGCCGTCGGCATGCACATGCCCGCCGTCGTGACGCTCGACGACGCGGCCGCGATGAACGCCGCCGACCCGAACGGGCATCGCTACGAAACCAGTCCCGAAGGGGTTCTCTCCGTCATGCCACCACCGGACTCCGAGCACGCGATAATCGCCAGCCGGCTGTCGGCCTGGCTCATCGTGGCCGGCTGGCCGGCTGAGCGGGTGCTGCAGGCGGTCGGCGTACGGATACCAGGGCCGGATCGGGACGGCGGACGGATCCCCGACCTCAGTGTGTGGCGCAAGCCACCCACCAGAGGTGTCTGGTCGGCGGTGACCGACATCGTGCTGGTGGTCGAGATCGTCTCGCCCGGTTCGGAGGCCATGGACGCGATGACCAAGGTCCGGGAGTACGCCTCGGCCGGCATCCCGCAGTACTGGGTAGTCGACCGGGACAGCGCGCAGACCGTCACCCTGCACCGGCTCACTGCCCACGGCCCCTACCAGGAGCAGGCGAAGATGCCCCTGGCCTGGCTGCTGCAGACGTCCCCGGCCGACCATCTCGGCTGAGGGGCGACGGTCCGGGCGGACGAGACCGGCGGGGCGGGTCAGGGGCGTTCGAGCGTACGCATCGACATGGTCGGGGCGTCGGCCATCACCGACGTCGGGTTGGTCACCCCGCCGGTGGCCCAGATCCGAGACCGTCCGATGTGTACGCCCGGGTAGAGCTCGACGACGTCGGTGGCGTGCAGCGGGCGGGCCTGCCGTTTGATAGTGCGCCGCTCGTCGTCGTCGGGCGAGCCACCGGGCCGCACGCCGGTGCCGTTGGTGCTGACGTCCTGCACCACCAGGTCCTTGCCGTGCAGCTCGAACCGTACGTGGCTGCGGCTGATCCACCGGCGGGCCTCTTCGCTGAGCCACTGCCCGAGCATGATCCCCTTGCCGCCTTCCGGGGCGCGGCCCACCACCATCGGATGGTCGGCGGAGACGACGAACCGTTGCCGGATCACCCCGTCGATCCGGATCGACAGCACCTCGGCCGGCGGACGCGGCCCGGTCTCGGTCAGCCGTTCCTCGTGGCGTGGGCAGGTCGGCTGGCCGGTCCGTAGCGTCGGCGGCGGCTGCCCACCGGGGCGGCCCACCCGCATCTGACCGAACAGCGCGCAGTCCGGGTCGGGGCAGTGCCACAGCCGGGCCAGCAATTGCGCGCCTGCGGGCGACGGATCGGCGGTGGTCGGCATGCTGCCGCCACCGGCCCGCGCCACCAGAGCCGGTCCGCCGTGGCCGGGCAGCGGGGCGAGGAGGCGGCCGGGCTGGCCGAGCCACTGGTAGCGCCCGCGCAGGCCTTCGAAGCGGTTGCGGCTGAGCACCGGCAGGCCGAGCAGTTCGGCGACCTCCAGCAGCCGGTCGGCCGGGTTGGCGAGCACCTCCACCAGGCCGTCGTCGGCCCAGCGGCGGGCGACCATCCGTTCGTTGGAGGTCAGGTCGGCGTCGGAGAGCAGGCCACGGTGCACGACGACGTACACCGGGACGTTTTCCTCGGCGACCTCGCGGCCGAGCGCGTCGACGAGCTGGCCGAGGCGCAGCATGTTGGCCGGTCGCCCGTTGTCGAAGTCGACGTAGCGCACCACCTCGGCGAGGTCGACGACGGCCCGTGCCGTCGCCGGATCGGTGCTCAACCGGCGCTCGATCGCGTCGAGTACCTTGCTGACCTCGAATCTCACCGTACGCCCCCCGGTTTCAGACCTGCGCCGCGATGATCTCGTCGATGCGGCGGGCCAACTCTATGTCGCGCTGGGTGGTTCCCCCGGCGGAGTGGGTGCTGCAGCGCAGCGTCAGCGTCCGCCAGCGGATGTCAATGTCCGGATGATGATCTCGCTCTTCGGCGGCCATCGCCACCCTGGTCACCACGGCGATCGCGTCGGGAAAGGTGGCGAACGTGACGGTACGGACGATTGCCGTCGAGTCACCGGACCAGTCGGTCAACCCGGCGAGCGCGGCCTGCACCTGTGCGGTGTCGAGCACCTCTGCCATGCCGCTGACCTTACCGGCTACCGTCGCCCGGTGATCAGATCGCGACAGCGCGCCGATCAGGTGGCGACCGGCCGGCGGGGCGGACGGTTCGCGCGGACGGGCTGGTTGCGGGTGCTGGCTAGGCTGGGCCGGCATCGATCAACCTTCCCCTTCGGCCCACTCCTTCCCGCTTCGACAAGGATGGATCCCTCATGCGCACTCGACGGCTGACGACGACGGGGCTCGGTGTCGTCGCCGCGCTCACGCTCGCGGTTTCCGGCTCCGGCTGCGGCGTCATCGCCGGTGCCGGCACCAGTTCACCTGACGTCCAGACCAGTCCGATCACCGGCAAGGCCACCGCCGAGGGCGACGTCAAGGGTGACGCCCGGGAGGCGCTGATCGCCGCGACCACCAAACTCAACGAGGACACCGTCCAGGTCGCCATGACGATGGCGATGGGCGCGAACGGCAGCATGGAGGCGACCGGCTCGCTCGACCCGGTCAACAAGCGGGCCCGCTACGAGATGTTCATGGGCGTCGGCTCCGAGCTGATGAAGATCAACATGATCATGCTGGAGCAGGATCTGTACATGCGGATCGCCGGCGACGAGATGGCCGAGATGAGCGACGTCTGGCTGCACGTCGACACCAGCAAGATCCCCGACGGCAGCGCCTTCGACATGATGCCCGACGGCGACCCGGCCGGCGCGGCCAACATGATCGAAGGCCTGGTGGACGTCGAGTGGACCAGCGACACCACCATGTCCGGCACGATAGATATGACCAAATCCTCCACCGCCGACCCGGAGATGCTCGACGCGCTCGGCGACCGGGCCACCGCCGTGCCGTTCACCGCCACCCTCGACGACGAGGGACGCCTCGTCGAACTGGTCGTCGACACCGCCAGCCTGGCACCGGGTATGGGCACGATCGAGGCCCGCTACTCCAACTTCGGTGCGCCGGTCAGCGTGGAAGCACCGACCGACGGCGAGATCATGCCGCTGCCGGACGCCATGCTGGGCATGCTCGAAGCCTGAGCCACAGCTGACCCGACCGCGCGACGTCGCGCGGTCGGGTCAGCGGAACTCAGCGCAGCGGCCGGCCGACGGCGTGCAGGTGGCGCAGCGCCTCGGCGTACGAGGCGATCAACCCGGTCTCGACGTACGGCAGGCCCTGCTCCCGGCAGTAGCCGCGCACGATCGGCTGGGCGTGCCGCAGATGCGGTCGGGGCATGCTCGGGAACAGGTGGTGCTCGATCTGGTAGTTGAGCCCGCCGAGCAGCACGTCGACGAACCAGCCACCCCGTACGTTGCGCGATGTCAGCACCTGCTTGCGTAGGAAGTCCAGGTTGTCCTCGGCGGTGAACGTCGGCATCCCCTTGTGGTTGGGCGCGAACGCGCACCCCATGTAGAGGCCCCACACGGCCAGATGCACGACGACGAACAGCACCGCCCGCGCCGGCGAGAGCACCGTGAAGATCAGACCGAGGTACGTGGCGGTGTGCGCGATCAGCAACGCGCCTTCCGCCGTCCGGTGCCGGACCGGTCCGTTGATCACCGACCGGACGCTGGTCACCCGCAGCGCCAGCCCTTCGAGCAGCAACAGCGGAAAGAACAGGTACGCCTGCCAGCGAGCCAGCCACCGGCCGGCGCCCCGGGTGGCGAGCGCCTGCTCCTCGGTCCAGACCAGCGCCCCGGCCCCGACGTCCGGATCCTCGTCGGTGTGGTTGGGGTTGGCGTGGTGGCGGGTGTGCTTGTCCATCCACCAGCCGTAGCTGAGCCCGACCGCCAGGTTGCCCAGCAACATGCCGGTGACCTCGCTGACCCGCCGGGTCCGGAACACCTGCCGGTGGCCGACGTCGTGGCCGAGGAAGGCGACCTGGGTTGTTGCCGCCGCCAGACCGACCGCCACCAGCAGCTGCCACCAGGAGTCACCGACGGCGGCGAACAGCGCCCAACCCGCCAGGTAGGCCCCGACCGTGAAGCAGATCCGGGCCACATACCAGCCGGTCCGCCGCTCCAGCAGACCAGCCTGGCTGATCCGGCGGGCCAGTTGGGCGAAGTCACTACCTCGGCTGTTGGGTGGGCGGGTGGGTGCGGCAACAGTCATCAAGGTCCGATCTTCCCGTCTGGTCGACCCCGGCCGTGGGACGGCGGCGGGCTTGCTGATCAAGTGTGCGTCGGGTCGTCGCGGCCGGTAAGCCAGCGCACCCCCAGACCGGGGGTAGGGCAGGCCATACCATCGGGGGCCGACGCGGCGTACGCCCGCCCTGGTCGTGGGGCTGACCCCGGCGTCAGCTCATCCGGCCGACGGCGCTGCGCAACCGGTGCACGTCACGTCGGCGACGCTCGTAGGTGACCGCCAGGGTGATCAGCGCGAGCCCGCCGACGGCCAGGAAGCTCCACCGGGGCAGCAGATCCCACACCGCCACCAGCTCCCGAACCGCCACCACCACCAGCACCGCGCCGCCGAGCACCACTGGCGCCTGCCGGCGGTAGGCCGCGCCGGCCAGCACCACCGCCACCGCACCGGCACCGAGCAGCAGCCGCCGGACCGGTTGCCCGTCGAGGACCAGCACCGAGCCGAGGCTGGGCAGCAGCGCGGCGGCCAGCCCGGGACCGTACCCGAGCCAGCTCGACCAGGTCGGGTGGGTGCGCAACGCCCACCAGCCGAGCGCCAGCGCGGCGAGGGCCGGCGGCAGGGTGTACGCCTCGGTCAGCGACACCTGTGCGGTGGTCAGCAGCAGCCACCAGGCACCGATCTCGGCGGCCAGCGCCGCGACACCGAGCACCCACGGCCGGTGCAGTAGCGACGGCCGGTGCCCGGCCGCGTCGGCCACAGCGGCGGCCGCAGGGGTCGTTTCAGTCGCACCGGTCGCGCCCGTCGCACCGGTCAGCTGGGCGGCCACGGCCCGCACGCCGAGCGCGACGCCCCACAGGGTGCAGACCGCCGCCGCGTGCCGGGCCGAGCCGATGGTCATCAGCAGCGCGGTCACCGCCGCCGCGTGCCCGGCCGCTTCCACCGCCACCGACTCGCCCCGACGCCCGGCCCGCGCCTGCGCCTGCGCCTGCGTCTGGACAGCGCCACGCGGCCCGGCGTACCGGATCAGCAGCGCCCCGACGGCGAGGGCGAGCGCCGCGACGGCGAGTACGGCGTACCCGGTGGTACGGGCCGGCAGGTCGGCGGCCCGGCCGCTGGACACCGCCAGTACGGTGCCGGCCGCGACCGCCGCGACCCAGCCGACGACCCGTACCGCCGCTCGTCGCCCGGCGACCCCGATCGCCGCCGCGACCGCGACCAGCAGCGCCAGCGCGGTCAACGTACTGGCCTGCACCGGCAGCGCACCGGCCAGCCCGGCGACGGTGAGCAGCACCCCGAGCGGCAGCGCCACCGGCACCACGGGCAGCACGGTGGCGGCACGGGCGGCGGCGACCAGCGCGGCGAGACCACCGAGCAGGGTGAGCGCCGGCACGATCGGCCACGGTGCCGAAGCGGCGGCCAGGGCGACCAGCAGGGTCAGCAGCCCGGTGGGAATCGCGGCCAGCGCCAGCCGGCGGGTCCGCGCCGGACTCGGCGGGGCGGCGACCGGACGCCACCAGGCGAGCGCCGCCGCACCGGCGGTCAGTACCGCCAGGGTGACCGCCGCCGAGGCCGGCACGGTCAGGGCGCCGGCCGGGCTGAGACCGACCCCGACCGGCACGCCGGTCCAGACGCCGTCGACCCAGGTGTACGGCCGCAGCAGCACCGCACCCAGCGCGGGCAGCACCGACGCCACGGCCGGCAGCGCCAGCAGGCCAGCGCCGCAGATCATCATCAGCCGCAGCCCCCACAGCGAACCCCGCTCGATCCGCAGCCCGGCCGCCGGCAGCGCCCCGCTGGTGGCCGGGTCGGGGGTGGCCGGGTCGGCGGCGGCCGGACCGGCGGTGGCCGGGTCTGCGGCGGACCGGTCGGCCTGCGGCTGGCGGACTCGCAGCAGACCGGTCGGGGTCGACAGCACCGCGACGACCACCACCAGCGCGGCCCAGGCGGCGTAGCCCCCGGCCGACTCCGCCGGCCCGAACCGCATGCCGGCCAGCGCCGGGGCGAAGCCCGCACCGACGGCGGCGAGGGTCGTCGCCGTCGCGGCGGGGACCAGATGGCCGGGCCACCAGCGGCGGACCGCGACCAGCGCGGCCGGCAGCACGGTGATCGCGGCCACGGCGGCGCGGGCGGGCCAGCCGGCCGGTACGTCGGCGGTGAACACGGCCAGCGCCACCACGACCGGCCAGCCGACCACGGCCACCGCCGCTCCGATTCCGCCGATGATCTCGTGATGGGCGCCGGCACCGGGCCGACTGCCGACCCGGCGGCCGATCGCCGCCACCGCCAGGCCTGCGGCGACGACGACCCCGACCATGGCGGTGGCGGCGATCGGCCGGCCGAGGCCGACCAGGACGGCGTGGCCGGTCAGCAGCACCGCGACCCCGGCACTGGGCAGCGCCTCCCGCAGGTGTGGTGCCCGCACCGCCCGTACGGCGAACGCGACGCCGGCGACGAGGCCGAGCACGCCGACCGTCCACCACGGCATCGGCACCGCCGCCGGTACGGCGAGCAGCAGCGCGGCCCAGCCGACGGTGAACAGGCCGGACCAGGCGATCCGGGGCATCAGCACCGCCAACGCGGTGCTGATCAGCAGCACCGACACCGGCAGCTGCCAGTCGGCGGGGATGGTCGGGGCACCGCCGCGAGTCGCGTCGCCGGCCTGCCACAACGGCCGGGCGGCCAGCACGCTGGTCACGGCGACGGCCGCCACCACGAGCAGCGTGATCAGCGCGTACACCCCGTTGACCAGGACCGCGCCCGCCCACGGGCCCAACCGTACGGTGGCCGGCAGCCGCCGCCGGGCCGCCGCACCGGCCAGGGCCAGGCCGAGCGCCACCAGCGCGGTGCAGAGGCCGGTCAGCGACGGCCACAGTTCGGTGCCGGCCCGTACGGCGGCCAGCCCGAGCGCGGGCGGTACGGCGGCCAGGCTGACGGCGACCAGTAGCCGGTTGCCGGTGGTCAGGGCGGCGACGAACGCCACGGCGACGACGGCGAGCAGCGGTACGCCGGCCAGCACCGGCAGTCGGGTGGGGTGCCCGAGCAGCAGGGCGACCAGGGCGGCGATCCCGGCGGCGGCCAGGGCCAGGCCGAACAGCGCCCAGCCAGCGATCCGCAGCACCCGCCAGGCGGGGGCGGCCAGCACGATCAGCGCCAGGTTGAGCGCGGCGACGCCGAGCAGGAACAGGGTCGTGCCGGCGGCGTCCGGGCGGGTGTCGACGGCGAGCAGCACCAGCACCGGCTGGGCGGCGGTCAGGGTGGCGAACCGGGCGGCGGCCAGGCCGGTGAGCTGGTGGTAGCCGGCGGCGACCAGTGCGGTGGCGGCGAAGGCGGCGGCCGCGTACCGGGCGGCGGGCAGGTCGCCCGCGCCGAACAGGTTGACGTAGCGGGCCGCGTACCCGTCGAGCAGCACCAGTAGCAGGCCGATCGCGGCGAACGTCTCGGCGGTGCCGCGCAGGCCGCGCCAGTTGGCCAGCGGCGGCAGGGCGAGCACGACGGCGGTGACGCCGGCCAGGATCGCGGCCCGGCCGCCGACCCCGACGGTGGTCCAGGCGACGGCGGTGAAGACGATCGCGGCGGTGCCGAGCAGCAGTCCGCCAAGGACGAACAAGACGTTCTGCACGGTACGGATGGACGCCTCCGGCCGCGTCCGAGGTACCGGCGGTACGGGTCCCGGCTGCCCGGCGACCGGCGGTACGGGTCCCGGCTGCCCGGCGACCGGCACCGGCACCGGCGGTACCGCAGCCGGCAGCGGTGCCCGTACCCCCGGCCGGGCGGATGCCCGTACCGCCGACTGCACCTGCGCCGCCAACTGGTGCCGGCGCTGGCCGACGGCGCGCAACTGCCCACTGAGCGCGAGCCACGCCTGGCGGGCCTGTTCGGTGCGGGCCGACAGCGCGGCGAGTTCGCCGTCGAGCCGGATCACTTCGGCGGCGATCGGGTCCGGGGCCCGCCCGCAGCCCGGACACGGGGCGGCGAGCGTGGCCCCGGCGCCACAGACCGGGCAGGGGTAGCGGGGCGCGACGGTGCTGCTCATGCCAGCATGATCACCCGGACGGCGGCGGCCGAGACAGAGTGCGGATACTCAGCTTCGATCGGCCGAACGGACCAGGTACCGGGCCGGGCGGCAGAGCCATCGACCGCTCAACACCGGGTACCGAGTCGGGCAGGTACCGGATTGTCCGGGTACCGGGGCGCCTGGGGTACCGGACCGGCTCGGTACCGGATTGTCCGGGTACCGGGGTCGGCCGGGTCAGGGCCGGGTCTGTTCGTGGACCCAGCGGGCGTAGTCGGGATTGCCGGCTTCGATGACGGCGACGAGAATTTCCGGTACGTCGTACGGGTGCGCGGTCCGCAGATAGGCGACCAGCGGATCGCTGCGGTCGATGGCCGTCTTGAACTGGACCGACCACTCCTTGGTCGTCTCCACCCGGCCGTCCCACCAATAGGTGCTGGCCAGTGGTCCACCGACCTGCGCGCAGGCGGCGAACCGTCCGGCGACCGCCGAGGCGGCCAGCACGTCCGCCACTGATCTGGCATCCACCACCGTCGTGACAATGGAGATTTGTTCCACGGGCGAACCCTACGCCGTGAAGGTGTCCGTGTGGTGCTGCTCGATCCACGCGTCGATCCGGGCCCACCAGTCGAACAGCCACTCGATGCGTTCGTCGCGGCCGGCCGGGATCTGCTCCGGCGGCACCGACCAGAATCGCATCACGATCCGCTTGTCCATCGGCAGTTCCCGCCACACGTCGGCGATGGTGAGCATCCGGTCCAGGCCGGTATGCGCCACGAAGATGACGCCGGCGTCCGGGGCGGCGTCGAGGGCCGCCAGCAGGCCGCCGGGGCGGGGCGCGAGCACGTGCCGCATGGCTTGCGCGCGGGCGGCCATGCCGTGCAGACCGAGCGCGTGCAACCGGTCGATGGCCCGGCTGCGCCGGCCCGGGGTGAAGTTGCCGCCCTCGGGGAAGATGACGAACGCGTCGTTGGCGTCGAGCCCGGTGGCCAGGTGCGTCACCTGGGCCTCGACCGACTCACCGCCGTTACGGCCGTCACCGCCGTCACCGCCGTCGCGGCCGGCACGGCCCGGCGCGATGAACCGGTTGGGCAGCCGGTTCAGCAACACGTCGATCGCCGGATCCCACTGCAGGGTGTCCTTGAGCACGATGCGCGGCTCCCGGTCGAACCAGTTGACCAGGCCGTGGATCAGGATGAACGAGTCACCCGGTCCGGCGTGCCGGCACACCACCAACTCGGGACGGCCGGGCAGCGCGGTGTCCGGGTCGGTGCCGACCACCTCGATACGCAGCCGCAGCGCCCAGCGGGCGTGCCAGAAGAAGAACGTCAGGAACCATCCGGTGAGGACGTAGTGCGCCCGTTGGAACGCCGGTGAGCGGATCTTCCAGCCGCAGCCCGACGACACCCACAGGGCGAACAGGGCGACCAGCGCCGCCGCGTCCCAAAGCAGGTAGACCAGGGCGAGCCAGAACAGGCGGAGCACCCGCAGCCGGCCGGGCACCAGCAGCGAGGCGGCGGCCACCAGGACCGTCCAGACCGGCAGGGTGGTCACCACCACGACGGCGAGCAGCAGTACGGCGGGTCCGAACAGGACTCGGCGTACCCACCGGGGTGGCAGTGGCATCAGCAGCCGGTCACGTTCGTCTTGAGGTACCGCCGCGACGCGGTGTAGGCGCGGCTGATCCGTCGACCGATCGCGGTCATGTCGCGGTAGGCCCAGGGTGTGTCATCGCGTGGCTCTCCCCCACCGGTCGGCAGCACGTGGACCTCCACATCGTCGGGCAGCGCCGCAAGTTCGCGGGCGAACCGGTGCCGGCGGGCGATCTCGAACGCGACCTGCGCCACCTCCCAGGGCCGGCGCGGTGGGCTGAGGGGCCGCTCGATCCGGCCGACCTGCAGGACGAAGACGCGCTTGGCGCCGGCCTCGACGGCCTTGCCGATCGGGATGGAGTTGACGATGCCGCCGTCGATGAAATGCTCGCCGTCGATCTCGGTCGGCGGCAGCAGGCCGGGCACCGCCGCCGACGCGAGCACGGCCGGCACCAGCGGTCCGGCGTCGAACCAGTGTTCGGCGGCCCGTTCGATGCTCGCCGCGCAGCACTGGAACGGTACGGTCAGGTCGGCGAAGGTCGCGGTGTCGGCGAGTTCGCGTTCGAGCAGCCGGCGCAGCGGGCGCGGCGAGTGCAGATGGGTACGGGCGGCGAACCGGCGCAGTTGGCGGGCCATCGAGTCGCCGTACACCTCGCTGGCCTCCGGGGAGGCCCAGAGCCGGACCAGTCGCAGGGTGACCGCTTCGGTCGGGTCGGCGGCGACCAGCACCCCGTTGACGGCGCCGATCGACGTGCCGATCACCAGGTCGGGTCGGATATCCGACCGAAACAGGGCGCGCAGCATGCCGACCTCGACGGCGCCGAGCACACCGCCGCCGCCGAGCACGAACGCCACCGGGCCGCTGACCATGGCGTCCATCCTGGCACGTCCGGCACGGTGGCTCGGATCACGTCGGCCCGGCCCGGCCCGCCGGGCTCATCTCCCGATAACGGGCGAACCGGTTGCTGCCCGGTATTAGCAGCTAATAATCAATTGACAGGTATGTCAGCTTAAATAATAAATGTTTACCTGTTTAACGTGCCGTTGACAGGACGTGCCAATTCGCGCAGCCTGATACGACCTCCACTCCCCAGGCAGGTGCGACAACGATGGCATCGCTGCACGCCGGCGAACTGCTCGCCCGCAGGTACCGTCTCATCGATCGGATCGGTGCCGGCGGCATGTCCGTCATCTGGCGTGCCCGCGACGAGGTGCTCGACCGGGTGGTCGCGATCAAGGTGCTCGCCGCCTCACTGGCCGCCGACGCCCGGTTCCGCAGCATGGTCCGGGAAGAAGCCCGGTCCGCCGCCCAACTGATCCACCCGCACGTGACCGCCGTACACGACTACGGCGAGGCGGTCGGCACGGACGGCACCGTCACCGCGTTCGTCGTCATGGAACTGCTCGCCGGCGAGGAACTCGACGCCCGGCTGACCGCCGGCCCGCTGCCCTGGCCCGAGGCGGTGGAAGTCTGCGCACAGGTGGCGGAGGCGCTCGCCGCCGCGCACCGGCTCGGCATCGTGCACCGCGACGTCACCCCGGCCAACATCATGATGACCGCGGTCGGTGCCAAGGTCCTCGACTTCGGCATCGCCACTCACGTCGGCGCACCCGACGAGGACGAAGAAGGCGAAACCTTCGGCACCCCCGCGTACGTGGCACCGGAACGCCTCGACGGGACACCCGCGCAGCCCGCCACGGACACCTACTCCCTCGGCGTCCTGCTCTACGAGACGCTGACCGGACGGGTCCCGTACCCGGCCGACACCTGGGAGGACCTGACCCGCGCGCTCGACCACGACATCCCGCCGTTGGCGGTACCCGGACTGCCGGCTCAGGTGGCCGAGATCTGCCTGCGGTGTCTGGCCCGTGACCCCCTCGACCGGCCGACCGCACACCAGGTCGCTGTGACGCTGCGCGACCAACTGCTGCCGGCCGATCCGCAGGCGGCCACGATGCTCTCCCCGACCATCACCCTGCCGACGGTACGCGCCGACCGGCCGGCCGCAGTGCCGGCCGGCAGACCCGCCGGGGTGGTCATGGCCACGGAACGGGCACCGGCGGCGAGCGCGCCGGCAGTGGCCGGCCCGCCCCCACCGACGGCCGAACCGGCAGCCGTACCGAGGGCCGAGCCACCCCACGTCGGGCGACCGCGGTGGCTGTCACCGACGACGGCCGTCCTCGGCACGCTCGGCGTGCTCGGCGCGGCGGTCGTCGTCGCCGTCCTGCTGGTGCAATCAGGCGACGACCACCCCGCGCCGCTGGCCGGACCGTCGTACAGCAGCGCCCCGGTCGCACCCACCGGCCCACCCGCCACGCCACCGCCGACCCCCTCGGCGCAACCGACGGTCGGCCCGACCACCGCCGCCCCGACCACGGCCGCCCCGACGACCGTGACCACGCCGGCCACCGTACCCACCGTCACCGAGGCGATCAGTCAACTCGGCCAGGTCATCGACGAGGGACTGGCCGAAGGCGCGATCCGCCGCGACGCCGGCCTCGACCTGCAGAATCTGGTCCGCAACCTGCGGGTGGCGCTGACCAGCGGATCCGTCGACATCGACAGCGAGGTGGACCACGTGCGGCAAAAGGTGGCGGTCCGGGCCAACGAGGGCGCGATCACCTACGCGTACGCGGCGGAGCTGGACTCCGCGCTCGACCAGCTGGCCGGTGCCGCGACCTGACCCGGCCGCCTGACCTGGTGGCTCAGCCTGACCTGGTGGCTCAGCCTGATCCGGCGCTAGCCTGGTCCGGTGCTCAGCCTGATTGGTGGCTCAGCCTGATCCGGTGGCTCGACCGAGTCGGATCCGGTCACCGGACCGGTCGAACAACAACAGCCGGTCGAGATCCACCGCGAGCGTCATCGTGTCGCCCGGTCGGGGTCGGCCGGGCGCGGGCACCCGGACCACCACGTCGCCGTCGGTGACCGCGCTCACGCCGTCGGCCTCGGGTTCGTACACCGGGTAGAAGCCGTACTCGGTGCGGGCCGTGGCCGGCGGACCGGCCCGGCGGTGCTGCGGGACGATCCGGGCGATCGCCTGCCGCAGATGATGACCGGTCGGCGGATCCTCGGCCAGCAGCTCGGCCAGACGCACATCGGGATCGGGCAGGTCGAGACGTGTCTCCGCCCCGGACGTCGGCACACTGCCGGTGTCCACCCGGGCCAGCGACTCGTGGCCGAGGTTCTCCACGGAACGGACCGTGCCGCGCAACGTGGTCTGCGGCGGTACGGCGGACGTGACGACCGACAAGGCGTCGGCGCGCAGCGCCACCGTGACCCGCTCGGTGTGATGATCGGCCAGCCCGGCGAGCCGGGCGTCGTCCACCGGCAAGTCGAGCACCTGCGCGCCCAGGTCGACGACCAGCCGCTCCGGCTCGGCGTACACCGCGCCCTGCAACAGGCTGGTCCTCGGGTTGCCAAGGAAGGCCGCCACGAACACGTTCGCCGGATCACCGTAGACCTCCGCCGGCGGGCCGATCTGCTGCAGCCGGCCCCGACGCAGTACGGCGAGCCGGTCGGCCATGGTCAACGCCTCGGTCTGGTCGTGGGTGACGTACACGGTGGTGACGCCGAGCCGACGGGCCAGCGCGGTGACGTCGGCCCGCAGTTCCGCCCGCAGACCGGAATCCAAGTTGGACAACGGTTCGTCGAGCAGGAAGGCCTTCGGCTCCCGGACGATCGCCCGGGCCATCGCGACCCGCTGCCGCTGCCCCCCGGACAGCGCCGCCGGCAGGCGGTGCAGGTGCTCGACGATGCCGAGCTCGGTGGCGACCTGACGAATCCGTCGATTCACCGCCGGCCCGTGCCCCATCCGCAACGGGAACGCGATGTTCTGCG
The sequence above is a segment of the Solwaraspora sp. WMMD406 genome. Coding sequences within it:
- a CDS encoding 4a-hydroxytetrahydrobiopterin dehydratase, whose amino-acid sequence is MAEVLDTAQVQAALAGLTDWSGDSTAIVRTVTFATFPDAIAVVTRVAMAAEERDHHPDIDIRWRTLTLRCSTHSAGGTTQRDIELARRIDEIIAAQV
- a CDS encoding Uma2 family endonuclease, which produces MSAEAVGMHMPAVVTLDDAAAMNAADPNGHRYETSPEGVLSVMPPPDSEHAIIASRLSAWLIVAGWPAERVLQAVGVRIPGPDRDGGRIPDLSVWRKPPTRGVWSAVTDIVLVVEIVSPGSEAMDAMTKVREYASAGIPQYWVVDRDSAQTVTLHRLTAHGPYQEQAKMPLAWLLQTSPADHLG
- a CDS encoding acyl-CoA desaturase; its protein translation is MTVAAPTRPPNSRGSDFAQLARRISQAGLLERRTGWYVARICFTVGAYLAGWALFAAVGDSWWQLLVAVGLAAATTQVAFLGHDVGHRQVFRTRRVSEVTGMLLGNLAVGLSYGWWMDKHTRHHANPNHTDEDPDVGAGALVWTEEQALATRGAGRWLARWQAYLFFPLLLLEGLALRVTSVRSVINGPVRHRTAEGALLIAHTATYLGLIFTVLSPARAVLFVVVHLAVWGLYMGCAFAPNHKGMPTFTAEDNLDFLRKQVLTSRNVRGGWFVDVLLGGLNYQIEHHLFPSMPRPHLRHAQPIVRGYCREQGLPYVETGLIASYAEALRHLHAVGRPLR
- the cutA gene encoding divalent-cation tolerance protein CutA, whose amino-acid sequence is MEQISIVTTVVDARSVADVLAASAVAGRFAACAQVGGPLASTYWWDGRVETTKEWSVQFKTAIDRSDPLVAYLRTAHPYDVPEILVAVIEAGNPDYARWVHEQTRP
- a CDS encoding FHA domain-containing protein, with protein sequence MRFEVSKVLDAIERRLSTDPATARAVVDLAEVVRYVDFDNGRPANMLRLGQLVDALGREVAEENVPVYVVVHRGLLSDADLTSNERMVARRWADDGLVEVLANPADRLLEVAELLGLPVLSRNRFEGLRGRYQWLGQPGRLLAPLPGHGGPALVARAGGGSMPTTADPSPAGAQLLARLWHCPDPDCALFGQMRVGRPGGQPPPTLRTGQPTCPRHEERLTETGPRPPAEVLSIRIDGVIRQRFVVSADHPMVVGRAPEGGKGIMLGQWLSEEARRWISRSHVRFELHGKDLVVQDVSTNGTGVRPGGSPDDDERRTIKRQARPLHATDVVELYPGVHIGRSRIWATGGVTNPTSVMADAPTMSMRTLERP
- a CDS encoding 1-acyl-sn-glycerol-3-phosphate acyltransferase; translated protein: MPLPPRWVRRVLFGPAVLLLAVVVVTTLPVWTVLVAAASLLVPGRLRVLRLFWLALVYLLWDAAALVALFALWVSSGCGWKIRSPAFQRAHYVLTGWFLTFFFWHARWALRLRIEVVGTDPDTALPGRPELVVCRHAGPGDSFILIHGLVNWFDREPRIVLKDTLQWDPAIDVLLNRLPNRFIAPGRAGRDGGDGGDGRNGGESVEAQVTHLATGLDANDAFVIFPEGGNFTPGRRSRAIDRLHALGLHGMAARAQAMRHVLAPRPGGLLAALDAAPDAGVIFVAHTGLDRMLTIADVWRELPMDKRIVMRFWSVPPEQIPAGRDERIEWLFDWWARIDAWIEQHHTDTFTA
- a CDS encoding patatin-like phospholipase family protein, which codes for MVSGPVAFVLGGGGVLGAVEVGMLRALFRSDIRPDLVIGTSIGAVNGVLVAADPTEAVTLRLVRLWASPEASEVYGDSMARQLRRFAARTHLHSPRPLRRLLERELADTATFADLTVPFQCCAASIERAAEHWFDAGPLVPAVLASAAVPGLLPPTEIDGEHFIDGGIVNSIPIGKAVEAGAKRVFVLQVGRIERPLSPPRRPWEVAQVAFEIARRHRFARELAALPDDVEVHVLPTGGGEPRDDTPWAYRDMTAIGRRISRAYTASRRYLKTNVTGC